The genomic segment GATACAGCTTTTCTTATGGAGAAATTTTTACCAGCTTATCAAGATAAAAAATAAAGGAGTAAGTAGAATTCATGGCTTTGTTTTCAAAAAAGGATAAATATATTCGCATCAATCCAAATCGTTCTAATCGCGAAACGCCTCAATCAAAGCCTGAGTTTCCCGATGAATTATTTTCAAAGTGCCCAGGTTGTAAACATATCATTTACCAAAAAGATTTAGGAAGTGAACGTATTTGTCCACAGTGTGGTTATACGTTTCGTATTTCAGCTTTTGAACGTCTCAATCTGACCGTAGATGCCAATAGCTTCGAGGAATTGTTTACAGGGATTGAAACGAAGGATCCTCTGAATTTTCCGAATTATCGTGAGAAATTGAAAAAGATTCGCGAAAAAACAGACTTGGATGAAGCAGTGCTCACAGGAATTGCTACAATTGATGGACAAAAGACGGCTTTGGGAATTATGGATTCAAACTTTATCATGGCTTCTATGGGAACAGTTGTTGGAGAGAAAATTACCCGCCTTTTTGAATATGCAACAGAACACCAGTTGCCAGTTACGCTGTTCACATCTTCTGGTGGCGCTCGTATGCAAGAAGGAATTATGAGTTTAATGCAAATGGCTAAAGTGTCCGCAGCAGTGAGACGACATTCCAATGCTGGTTTATTTTATTTGACAGTTTTAACTGATCCAACAACAGGTGGAGTGACGGCTTCATTTGCTATGGAGGGAGACATCATCTTGGCTGAAACTCAAGCGCTGATTGGCTTTGCAGGTCGCCGAGTGATTGAAACCACTGTCCGCGAAAAATTGCCAGACGATTTTCAAAAAGCAGAATTTCTGCTTGAGCATGGTTTTGTTGATGCCATTGTCAAGCGCTTGGAATTGCGTTCCACCATTGCTAGACTGCTTGCTTTCCATGGAGGTAAACAATGACGAAGATTACTCGAATTATTAAAGAAGCACGAGATCAGGCGCGGTTGACAGCTTTGGATTTTGCACAAGGAATTTGTGAAGATTTTATTGAATTGCATGGAGATCGCTCTTTCCGAGATGACGGAGCGGTAATTGGTGGTATTGGAACTCTGAATAGCCAGCCAATCACTATTGTAGGGATTCAAAAGGGACGGAACCTTCAGGATAATTTGCGCCGTAATTTTGGTCAGCCTCATCCAGAAGGGTATCGGAAGGCACTTCGTTTGATGAAGCAGGCAGAGAAATTTGCTCGTCCTATTGTGACCTTTATTAATACAGCTGGTGCTTATCCAGGGGTTGGGGCTGAAGAGCGTGGCCAAGGAGAAGCGATTGCGCGTAATTTGCTCGAAATGAGTGATTTAATGGTGCCAATTATCGCTATTATTATCGGTGAGGGCGGATCTGGTGGTGCGCTCGCTTTAGCGGTCGCAGATAGAGTGTGGATGCTCGAAAATTCGATTTATGCCGTTCTCAGCCCAGAAGGTTTTGCTTCCATTTTATGGAAAGACGGCAGTCGTGCTATGGAAGCAGCGGAACTCATGAAAATCACCTCTCATGAACTTCTTGAGATGAAAGTAGTAGATAAAGTCATTGCTGAGACAGGGCTTAGAAATCAAGATTTACTGAATGCTGTGAAGCAGGAAATTGTAGAAGAGCTTACTCATTTATCTAAGCAATCGGTTGAAGAATTGTTAGAAAATCGCTATCAACGATTTAGAAAATACTAATAAAATAGAGCAGAAGATAGTTTTCTACACTGCTCTTTTTATTTTTGCAAATCAGTTTTTTCGCTTTATTTTTTGATATAATAGGTAATAGACAAAAGGAGAAGAGATGTTTATTATTGATTTTATCTTGCATATTGACGAGCATATTTACAATATTGCCAATGCAGTAGGTGGCTGGACTTATCTGATTTTATTTTTGGTGATTTTTATTGAAACAGCTGCTGTTGTATTTCCGTTTTTGCCGGGAGACAGCTTACTTTTTGCCGCCGGTGCCTTATCAGCCAATCCAGAAATGCATTTTAATGTTCTGCTTTTTATGCTCCTATTTTTCGTTGGGGCTTTTGTTGGTGATACCTGTAATTTTTTTATTGGCAGAACCTTGGGCTATCGTTTTGTACATTATAAATTTTTCAGCAAGTTGATAAAAGAAGAGAATATCAAAGAAGCAGAGGTATATTTTGAAAAACATGGCTCCTCTTCCATTATTTTAGGACGTTATATTCCCATTATTCGTACCTTTGTGCCTTTTGTAGCAGGCATTAGTCAATTCCCTATTCATTCTTTTCTGAAACGAACTTTCCTTGCTGCCTTATCTTGGTCTTTGATTGCGACAGGGGCGGGTTATCTTTTTGGGAATATTCCCTTTGTGAAAACTCATTTTTCAGCTATTATTTTTGGAATTGTCATTGTTACCTTACTTCCAACTGTGATAAGTGTTATTCGCAGTGCAATGATTAAAAAGCGAAACAATCAAATGAAGAGATAAGAAAACTCTGAGATGATTTGAAAATCTCAGAGTTTTTATGTTACTTCGGTGCGATGACATCTACACCACCCATGTATGACCGTAGCACTTCTGGAATCGTAACAGAACCATCTTCATTTTGATAATTTTCAAGAATAGCTGCAACGGTACGACCAACTGCAAGACCAGAACCATTCAAAGTATGTAGAAGTTTAACTTTGCCGTCTGCTTCGTCACGGTAGCGGATTTGGGCCCGGCGAGCTTGGAAATCTTCAGTATTAGAACAGCTGGAGATTTCACGGTAGGTGTTTTGAGCAGGAATCCAAACTTCCAAGTCGTAGGTCTTAGCAGCAGAGAACCCCATATCCCCTGTAGAAAGTGCGACGACGCGGTAAGGAAGATTCAGCTTTTGCAGGATGTTTTCAGCGTTTGCAGTCATCTTTTCCAGCTCTTCATAAGATTCTTCTGGCTTGGCAAATTTGACCATTTCCACTTTGTGGAATTGATGCAAACGAATCAAACCACGGGTGTCACGGCCGGCAGAACCAGCTTCGGAACGGAAAGACGGACTCATAGCTGTGAAGTAGATTGGCAAGTCTTTCCCGTCTAAAATTTCCCCTCGGTAGTAATTTGTCAAAGGAACTTCAGCAGTTGGAATGAGAACATAATTAGTGTCGCTCAATTCAAAAGTATCTTCTTTGAATTTTGGATATTGACCTGTTCCAAACATTGAATCATGATTAACCATGTAAGGGGGGATGATCTCTGTGTAGCCCTCTTTTTGATGCTCGTCTAACATGAAAT from the Streptococcus constellatus subsp. constellatus genome contains:
- a CDS encoding VTT domain-containing protein; protein product: MFIIDFILHIDEHIYNIANAVGGWTYLILFLVIFIETAAVVFPFLPGDSLLFAAGALSANPEMHFNVLLFMLLFFVGAFVGDTCNFFIGRTLGYRFVHYKFFSKLIKEENIKEAEVYFEKHGSSSIILGRYIPIIRTFVPFVAGISQFPIHSFLKRTFLAALSWSLIATGAGYLFGNIPFVKTHFSAIIFGIVIVTLLPTVISVIRSAMIKKRNNQMKR
- the accD gene encoding acetyl-CoA carboxylase, carboxyltransferase subunit beta; the protein is MALFSKKDKYIRINPNRSNRETPQSKPEFPDELFSKCPGCKHIIYQKDLGSERICPQCGYTFRISAFERLNLTVDANSFEELFTGIETKDPLNFPNYREKLKKIREKTDLDEAVLTGIATIDGQKTALGIMDSNFIMASMGTVVGEKITRLFEYATEHQLPVTLFTSSGGARMQEGIMSLMQMAKVSAAVRRHSNAGLFYLTVLTDPTTGGVTASFAMEGDIILAETQALIGFAGRRVIETTVREKLPDDFQKAEFLLEHGFVDAIVKRLELRSTIARLLAFHGGKQ
- the serS gene encoding serine--tRNA ligase — encoded protein: MLDIKRIRTDFDTIAQKLATRGVDAVTLDKMKEFDSKRRELLVKVENLKAERNTVSAEIAQAKRNKENADDKIAAMQKLSTEVKALDAELAEIDATLTEFTTTLPNIPHDSVPVGADEDDNVEVRRWGTPRVFDFEVKAHWDLGENLDILDWERGAKVTGARFLFYKGLGARLERAIYNFMLDEHQKEGYTEIIPPYMVNHDSMFGTGQYPKFKEDTFELSDTNYVLIPTAEVPLTNYYRGEILDGKDLPIYFTAMSPSFRSEAGSAGRDTRGLIRLHQFHKVEMVKFAKPEESYEELEKMTANAENILQKLNLPYRVVALSTGDMGFSAAKTYDLEVWIPAQNTYREISSCSNTEDFQARRAQIRYRDEADGKVKLLHTLNGSGLAVGRTVAAILENYQNEDGSVTIPEVLRSYMGGVDVIAPK
- a CDS encoding acetyl-CoA carboxylase carboxyl transferase subunit alpha — protein: MTKITRIIKEARDQARLTALDFAQGICEDFIELHGDRSFRDDGAVIGGIGTLNSQPITIVGIQKGRNLQDNLRRNFGQPHPEGYRKALRLMKQAEKFARPIVTFINTAGAYPGVGAEERGQGEAIARNLLEMSDLMVPIIAIIIGEGGSGGALALAVADRVWMLENSIYAVLSPEGFASILWKDGSRAMEAAELMKITSHELLEMKVVDKVIAETGLRNQDLLNAVKQEIVEELTHLSKQSVEELLENRYQRFRKY